ACCACGTCACCGATCCCTTCGACCTTGTAGCGGAGATCCTTATCGAATGCTTTCATATCATGGCATCGTGCGCACTCCGCCGAAGCGAAGGCCCGCTTCCCGTTGTGGCACTTCCCGCAGTACATTCCCTTATAAAGAGCATCCATGGTTATCACCGTCGACCCTTTTTTCATCGGAAATATCCCGAGATGGCATTCCCGGCACCCTAACTTCGCGTGGAATTCATGGTCGTATTTGACAGGGAACGCTGAGGCGGCGAAGGAGAAGGTCTTCAGACTATGACAATCCTTGCAGACCTCTGTGTGGATCTCCATCGGATGATGTCCCGTAAAGGTATGGCACTGGTTACAGTGATACCCCGCGTCTCTATGAAGCATATGGGGAAATACCCCTTTCCCCCGTGAGGAGAATCTTTCGTATGAGTGGCACTTGAAACAGGGGATCTCAGCCGCTGCCTGATCCCTCGTAACAAACCGCTCGGTTCGGGGCTGCTTTTCTCCGCCTTTCTCTTTTTCGACGTGGGAAGAACAGGAGACAAAGAGCATAAGGAGACTGACGTATATGACCCACCTCATCCCATTACCCTCCATGTCGCGCCTTAAGAACCTTTCCGGTTCTCGAAGGACCCGGGGTTTTCCTTACGCTCGAGTTCGTATTCGAGGGGGTGTTCGTGCTTCCACTCCTCTACGGGCATTCTCCCGGTTATCCAGAGCGTATGCATCGGGAACTTCTCCAGCGTGAGGTGCTCGTTATAGAAGTGAATGAAGAGGATGAATACGATGGCGAGAAGGGCCTCATCACTATGAAGGACCGACAGGAGTTCCCATATCCAGTTCAGGCTCCACTGTGGGAAGAGATGCTGCGCCTGAATCGGGAATGCAAGTGCAAGTCCTGAAAGACCGATAATCCCCATGCCCCAGAAGACCGCCCAATAATCGAACTTCTGCAGATAGTTGAATCTTCCGAATCGGGGTTTTTCACTGCTCAATCCCAAGAAATAGCGGATGTTCATGACAAAATTCTCTATATCGCTCGGTACGGGTACTATCGTTGTCGTCGGATGGAACCGCGTCTTTCCCGTGCCCAAGAGGTAGAAGAGGTAGAGAACATGCCAGATAAAGTCGAAGATCATCGTGACCCCTGCTATCCTGTGGATGAGCCCTGCCATCTTCGCGCCGCCCCACATCCTGACCAGCCAGCTTGCATGCTCTAGTGTCGGCTCGGGGTATTTCATCGCCCAACCGGTGAATGCGAGCAGTATGAATGTTACCATGAGGATTATATGCTGAAGCCTGAATGTCAGGTTGAAGCGGTAATACTCGGGTGCCTTTTCCTTAGTCATGGGATTTCTCCTTTCTTTTCCTGAA
This DNA window, taken from Thermodesulfovibrionales bacterium, encodes the following:
- a CDS encoding c(7)-type cytochrome triheme domain-containing protein; the protein is MRWVIYVSLLMLFVSCSSHVEKEKGGEKQPRTERFVTRDQAAAEIPCFKCHSYERFSSRGKGVFPHMLHRDAGYHCNQCHTFTGHHPMEIHTEVCKDCHSLKTFSFAASAFPVKYDHEFHAKLGCRECHLGIFPMKKGSTVITMDALYKGMYCGKCHNGKRAFASAECARCHDMKAFDKDLRYKVEGIGDVVFSHKFHTAMFPCNDCHTKFFAMKKSQGKMTMDDMNKGKFCGGCHNGTAATPVSECGKCHKA
- a CDS encoding cytochrome b/b6 domain-containing protein, producing MTKEKAPEYYRFNLTFRLQHIILMVTFILLAFTGWAMKYPEPTLEHASWLVRMWGGAKMAGLIHRIAGVTMIFDFIWHVLYLFYLLGTGKTRFHPTTTIVPVPSDIENFVMNIRYFLGLSSEKPRFGRFNYLQKFDYWAVFWGMGIIGLSGLALAFPIQAQHLFPQWSLNWIWELLSVLHSDEALLAIVFILFIHFYNEHLTLEKFPMHTLWITGRMPVEEWKHEHPLEYELERKENPGSFENRKGS